Part of the Streptomyces sp. HSG2 genome, CAAGTGGTTCAACGCGGAGAAGGGGTACGGCTTCATCGCGGTCGACGGTGGTGCGGACGTATTCGTCCACTACAGCGCGATCCAGATGGACGGATACCGCACCCTGGAAGAGGGTCAGCGGGTGGAGTTCGAGATCTCGCAGGGCCAGAAGGGGCCGCAGGCCGACATGGTTCGCGTCACCGCCTGAAACGTGGGGTCGACCGTGACCGGTCGTCTCCGAGAGGGTCCGCACCCGCGCGGGTGCGGACCCTCAGGCGTGTCCGGGCCCGCTCGCCCCGGTCGGACGGGTCCGGCGACCGTGCGCGAAGGCGGCGAGTCGGTGGCACGGATCCCGCCGAGCCGGTGTGACGGGACGGCGGCACCCGGGCGGCCCGGACGCGCCCGGCGGGGGTGCGGGCCCGGGGTGTCGCGGGCCGACGGGCCTCGACCCGCCCGCTTCCCGACGGGTCGCTTCGTGGAAGCGCCTTGCACTCGGCCGGTGCGAGTGCTAACTATTGGCGTTAGCACTCTGAAGGTGAGAGTGACAACGAAGGACCGGGTCGGTGAGGCCCGTGAGCCGGGTGGGGCAAGGAACCACACGGTTCGCGAGCCGTCCGTCGCGGGCGCGGGCGCGGTCCGAAGGAATCACCCCCAGTCCTGGAGGGACCACTTCACATGGCCAAGATCATCGCGTTCGACGAGGAGGCGCGGCGCGGCCTCGAGCGCGGCATGAACCAGCTCGCGGACGCCGTCAAGGTGACCCTCGGCCCCAAGGGCCGCAACGTCGTCCTCGAGAAGAAGTGGGGCGCCCCCACGATCACCAACGACGGCGTCTCCATCGCCAAGGAGATCGAGCTCGAGGACCCGTACGAGAAGATCGGCGCCGAGCTGGTCAAGGAGGTCGCCAAGAAGACGGACGACGTCGCGGGCGACGGTACGACCACCGCCACCGTGCTCGCCCAGGCCCTGGTCAAGGAAGGCCTGCGCAACGTCGCCGCCGGCGCCAACCCGATGGCCCTCAAGCGCGGCATCGAGAAGGCCGTCGAGGCCGTCTCCGCCGCCCTGCTGGAGCAGGCGAAGGACGTCGAGACCAAGGAGCAGATCGCCTCCACGGCCTCCATCTCCGCCGCCGACGTCCAGATCGGCGAGCTGATCGCCGAGGCCATGGACAAGGTCGGCAAGGAAGGCGTCATCACCGTCGAGGAGTCCCAGACCTTCGGTCTGGAGCTGGAGCTCACCGAGGGTATGCGCTTCGACAAGGGCTACATCTCGGCGTACTTCGCCACCGACATGGAGCGTATGGAGGCCGTCCTCGACGACCCGTACATCCTGATCGCCAACTCCAAGATCTCCAACGTCAAGGACCTGCTCCCGCTCCTGGAGAAGGTCATGCAGTCGGGCAAGCCGCTGCTGATCATCGCCGAGGACGTCGAGGGCGAGGCCCTGTCGACCCTGGTCGTCAACAAGATCCGCGGCACCTTCAAGTCGGTCGCCGTCAAGGCCCCCGGCTTCGGCGACCGCCGCAAGGCCATGCTCGGCGACATCGCCATCCTCACGGGCGGCGAGGTCATCTCCGAGGAGGTCGGCCTCAAGCTGGAGAACGCGACCCTGGACCTCCTGGGCCGCGCCCGCAAGGTCGTCATCACCAAGGACGAGACGACCATCGTCGACGGCTCCGGCTCGACCGACCAGGTCAACGGTCGCGTCAACCAGATCCGCGCCGAGATCGAGAACAGCGACTCGGACTACGACCGCGAGAAGCTGCAGGAGCGCCTGGCGAAGCTCGCCGGCGGCGTGGCCGTCATCAAGGCCGGTGCCGCCACCGAGGTCGAGCTGAAGGAGCGCAAGCACCGCATCGAGGACGCCGTCCGCAACGCCAAGGCGGCCGTCGAGGAGGGCATCGTCGCCGGTGGTGGCGTGGCCCTGCTCCAGGCCTCCCAGGTCTTCGAGAAGCTGGAGCTCGACGGTGACGAGGCGACCGGCGCCAACGCCGTGAAGCTCGCGCTGGAGGCCCCCCTCAAGCAGATCGCCGTCAACGGTGGTCTGGAGGGCGGCGTCGTCGTGGAGAAGGTGCGCAACCTCCAGGTCGGTCACGGCCTGAACGCCGCGTCGGGCGAGTACGTCGACATGATCGCCGAAGGCATCATCGACCCCGCCAAGGTGACCCGTTCCGCGCTGCAGAACGCCGCGTCGATCGCCGCGCTGTTCCTCACCACCGAGGCCGTCATCGCCGACAAGCCCGAGAAGGCCGCTCCGGCCGGCGCCCCGGGCGGCATGCCGGGCGGTGACATGGACTTCTGATCCTCCAGAGGATCGGTACCGTCCTTTCCGTGCCGAGGGCGGCACCCCTGGACTTCACCAGGGGTGCCGCCCTCGGGCGTGTCACGGATCACTACGCCGCTCTTCCGGGGGCGGGAATGGCCTTGTACGGCAAGGGGGTTGAGGAGACAGCGGTCTGTGCGCGCGCACAGACCGGCCAGTCGTCGTCGACCCCACGAGGAGTCCCCCGTGACCGTCACCGCAGTCGGAGCCGCCGAGGCGGCCTCGCGCGTGGCGCGGATACTCGCCCGCCCCCTCGCCCTCAACGGACTCACCGTCCCCAACCGCGTCGTGATGGCGCCGATGACCCGGATGTTCTCGCCGGGCGGCGTCCCCGGCGAGGACGTCCTGTCCTACTACGCGCGCCGCGCCGCCGCGGGCGTCGGACTCATCGTCACCGAGGGGACCTACATCGGCCACGAATCGGCAGGACAGAGCGACCGGGTGCCCCGGTTCCACGGCGAGGAGCAACTCGCGGGATGGTCCAGGGTCGCCGAGGCCGTCCACGCCGCGGGCGGCACGATCATGCCGCAGTTGTGGCACATCGGCATGGTCCGCCGGCCGGGCGACCCGCCCGTCGCCGAGGCCCCCGCGATCGGCCCCTCCGGGATCGCCCTCGGAGCCGACGAACCCACCGGTCGGGCGATGACCCAGCGGGACATCGACGACGTCATCGGCGCCTACGCCGAGGCCGCCGCCGCCGCGCAGCGCGTCGGCTTCGACGGCGTGGAGATCCACGGAGCCCACGGCTACCTCGTCGACCAGTTCCTCTGGTCGGGCACCAACCGCCGCACGGACGCCTACGGCGGCGACCCGGTGGCCCGGACCCGGTTCGCCGCGGAGATCGTCACCGCGGTCCGCGAGCGCGTCTCGCCGGACTTCCCCGTCGTCTTCCGCTATTCACAGTGGAAGCAGGAGGCCTACGACGCCCGCCTCGCGTCGACCCCACAGGACCTGGAGGCGATCCTCGCCCCCCTCGCCGAGGCCGGCGTCGACGCCTTCCACGCCTCCACCCGCCGCTACTGGCTCCCGGAGTTCGACGGATCGGACCTCAACCTGGCCGGGTGGACGAAGAAGCTGACCGGCAGGCCGACCATCACCGTCGGATCGGTCGGCCTCGACGGCGACTTCATCAAGGCCTTCCAGGGGCAGGGCGCCGAACTGGGCAGCCTCGACAACCTCCTGGACCGCATGGAGCGCGACGAATTCGACCTCGTCGCCGTCGGCCGCGCCCTGCTCCAGGACCCGCTGTGGGCCGAGAAGGTCCTCGCCGGCCGCTTCGACGACCTCGCTCCCTACTCGGCCGAGGCCATCAAGTCCCTCAGCTGAAAGCCCTGTTACCCGCGCGTAGACTCCGAGGGATGACGACGAATCGACTCGCGGGACACGTGGTGGGCACCACCGCCGGCGCGGTGCGCGGGCGGTGGGAGGACGGCCTCGCCGTCTTCCGCGGCATACCGTACGCGGACCCACCCCTCGGCGCGCACCGCTTCGCGGCACCCCGTCCCCCCTCGGCGTGGGACGGGGTCCGCGAAGCCGATGCCTTCGGGCCCCCCGCGCCGCAGGAGCCCGCGCTGCCGGGCGCGGTGCCCCCGGCCCACGCCTCCGGCGACGCGTGGCTCACCGTCAACGTCTGGACCCCGGACCCCGACCCCCTCGCCCGCCGCCCCGTGATGGTCTGGATCCACGGCGGTTCCTACCGGTCGGGCCACTCCGGCAGCCCCGGCCACGACGGCCGCCACCTCGCCCGGGACGGCGACGTCGTGGTCGTCTCCCTCAACTACCGCCTCGGCGTGGAAGGATTCGCCCGGATCGACGGTGCGCCCGCCAACCGCGGTCTGCTCGACCAGGTGGCCGCGCTGGAGTGGGTCAGGGACAACATCGCCGGCTTCGGCGGCGACCCCGACCGGGTCACCGTGTTCGGCGAGTCGTCGGGGGCCGGGTGCGTGGCGTCCCTGACCGCCATGCCGAGCGCGGCCGGACTGTTCCACCGGGCCGTGGCGCAGAGCATGCCCGGGACCTTCCTCTCCGACGAACTGGCCCGCGACGTGGCGCGCGCCCTCGCCGCCGAGGCGGGCCTGAGCCCCACCGCCGCCTCCCTCGCCACCACCGACCCACGCGCCCTGCCCGCGGCCGGCCAGGCCCTGTCCGCCCGGATGCCCCGGCACGCCGCCCGCTGGGGACGCCTCGCCCCCACCCGCGTTCCCTACGCGCCCGTCGTCGACGGCGAGGTCCTGCCGACCACCCCCTGGCGGGCGCTGGCCGCCGGCGCCGGGCGGGGCCCCGATCTCCTCGTCGGGCACAACCGCGACGAGTTCCGGCTGTTCGGCGCGCTGTCCGGGGCCGGCGAGGTCGGCCCCGTGAAGGCCGCCCGCACCCTGCGCCTCTACGCCCCCCGGATCGACGGCCCCGCCGCCTACCGCTCGGCCTACCCCGACGCCACCCCGGCCGACCTGTTCGAGCGCGTCCAGAACGACTGGCTGTTCGTCGTGCCCGCCCTCCGCCTGGCCGAGGCCGCCCTCGCCGGCGGCGGGCGCGCCCACGTCTACGAACTGACCCTCCCCGCCCCGGCGGACCCCGCCCTGGGCTCCCCCCACGCGTTGGACGTGCCCCTGCTCTTCGGCACCTTCCACGCCGACCTGGGCGTGCTCTTCTTCGCCGGCCGGGACCCGAGCCCCGCGATCACGGAACTCTCCACCCTGATGCGACGCGCGTGGGGGTCGTTCGCGGCGACGGGCGACCCCGGCTGGCCGGCGTACGACACCGAGCGGCGTACCGTGCGGGTGCTCGACACCCCGCCGCGGGTCGCCGGCCACCCCGAGGAGACCACCATGCGTCTTTGGCGGGGCACGGAGATCGAACCCCTGCCCCTCCTCGACTGAGCGCGCGCCGCGAGGGCGCACGGACACGGCCGGCGGGCGGAGCGCGCTCCGCGCCGGGCCCCGGCGTCCCTCACACCGGCCGGTCGGGCTCCGCCCGCACCGGGACGCCCCACACCCGCACCACCTCGTAGTCCGTGAACTCGTGCACCAGCCGGTACGCGGGCGCCGCGCGGGGAGCCCGCCGCCGCGCGGCGAGATACGCCTCCGCCTCGCGGCGGTCCCGGCGCGGCGTTCCGCACAGCTGCCAGGCCCGGCCGTTCCACAGCTCCGGCAGCCAGCGCTGCTGGGGCCTCGGGCGCTCGGCGCGCACGCCGTAGCGGGAAGGCGTGGGGTCGGCGGGCCGGCGGGGCGGGGCCGGGCCGTCGAACTCGGCGCGCCGGGCGGCCCGACGCCGCGTCTCGCAGAGCAGGCACAGATCGGGCGCGCTCTCGTCCACCGGTCCCGTCGGGTGCTCCGGGCAGCGGGTGGTGGGGGGCGCCGTCGTGACGCTCGCCTCCAGCAGCTCCAGGGCGCGCCGCAGATCGGCGCCCACCTCGTGGAGTCGGGCCTCCGGGGCGTCCGTCGTCAGTTCCTCGCCGTGCTCACCGAGGAGACGCAGAGCGCGGCCCAGGGCGGTCAGCTGCGCGTGGTTCATGGGGCTCAGAATCGCACACGGCGCCGACACCGCCGAGGCCGAAGAAGTACGTCGCCGCGAAGCCCACCGCGTACCCGGTCAGGAGGCCGCCGACGTAGACGCCGAGCGTCACCCAGGGGCCCGAGGCGCCGGCCAGAAGCGGGAACAGCGCCCACCCGGAGGGGCCGATGGCGGTGGCGCCGACCTCGGTGCCCAGCATCGCGAACCACCCGACGAAGGCGCCGCCCGCCGCCCCGCCCACGCACGCGGTGAGGAAGGGACGCCCCAGAGGCAGCGACACGCCGTAGATCAGCGGTTCGCCCACCCCCAGCAGGCCGGCGGGGAGCGCCGAACGGATCGTGGCGCGCAGCGAGGCGTCGTGACGCAGCCGGACGTACACCGCGGCGGCGGCGCCGACCTGACCCGCGCCCGCCATCGCCAGCACCGGCAGTAGAACGGTGTGCCCCTGCTGGTCGATGAGGGTGGTGTGGAGCGGGATGAGGGCCTGGTGGAGACCGAGCATCACCAGGGGCAGGAAGAGTCCGCCGAGCAGCAGACCGGCCGGCGCGCCCGCCGTCGACAGCAGCCAGCCGGCGGCCGTGCCGATCGCCGAGGCCACCGCGCCCGCCGCCGCCATGAGGACGTAGAGCGTGAGGAGTCCGGAGACCAGCACGGTCAGCGTGGGGGTGAGCAGGACGTCCAGGGTTCCGGGGAGCCGGGACCGGCACGCCTTCTCCACGGACACGCCGAGCAGGGCGGCGGCCAGCGCGCCGAGGACGCCGCCCTGTCCGGGGGAGAGCGGGGTTCCGAGGGCGGTCACCTCCGCCACGCCGGGGTAGACGACGACGGCGGCGACCGCGCCGCCCAGGATCGGCGTGCCGCCGAACTCCTTGGCCGTGTTGTGGCCCACGAACACCGCGATCAGCGCCATGAACGCCGAGGAGAGCGCCGTCAGCGCCGGGGTGAGGCCGGGCAGCCACCCGAGGTTGCGCAGCAGTCCCGCCACCCCGGCGAGGATGCCGCAGCCGATGAGGGCCGGGATGAGGGGGACGAAGATGTCGGCGACGCGGCGAAGGGCGCGCTTGAGAGGTGTGCGGTTGCGACGGCCCCGTGCCGCCCGCATCTCGGCCCCCCGCGCGGCCAGCCGCTCCGCGGTGCCGGGGGGCCCGGGTGCGGCCGACTCTCCGAGCGGGTCGGGGGTGGCCTCCTCCCCGAGCAACCCCTCGAAGGCCCGCGTCACCGGGCCCACCACCCCGGGCCCCAGTACGACCTGGTAGGTGTCGCCGTCCTCGACGACGCCCAGCACGCCCGGCAGGGCGCGCAGGTCGGCGTCGCGGACCCGGGAGCGGTCGAGGAGCGTCAGCCGCAGACGGGTGACGCAGTGGGCGACGGAGACGACGTTGGCGGGGCCGCCCACGAGGGGGAGCAGCGCGGCTGCGGCGGAGCGCGGGTCCTGGTGCACGGACCGAGCCTGCTGCTCAGTCCGCTGCGGCTGCCAGCGCGGCGCGCAGCCGACCCGCGGAGTCCTCCAGAAGGCGGGCGGCCGTCGGGCCGTCCACATCGGCCAGCAGGGTCAGGATGGCGTGCTTGACCCGACCGCCGTTGGCGGCCAACGCCCGCTCGACCTCGTGGTCGGGCGCGCCGGTGGCCAGCGAGACGATGCGGCGCGAGCGGGCGCGCAGCTTCTCGTTGGTGGCGCGCAGGT contains:
- a CDS encoding cold-shock protein produces the protein MAQGTVKWFNAEKGYGFIAVDGGADVFVHYSAIQMDGYRTLEEGQRVEFEISQGQKGPQADMVRVTA
- the groL gene encoding chaperonin GroEL (60 kDa chaperone family; promotes refolding of misfolded polypeptides especially under stressful conditions; forms two stacked rings of heptamers to form a barrel-shaped 14mer; ends can be capped by GroES; misfolded proteins enter the barrel where they are refolded when GroES binds), whose translation is MAKIIAFDEEARRGLERGMNQLADAVKVTLGPKGRNVVLEKKWGAPTITNDGVSIAKEIELEDPYEKIGAELVKEVAKKTDDVAGDGTTTATVLAQALVKEGLRNVAAGANPMALKRGIEKAVEAVSAALLEQAKDVETKEQIASTASISAADVQIGELIAEAMDKVGKEGVITVEESQTFGLELELTEGMRFDKGYISAYFATDMERMEAVLDDPYILIANSKISNVKDLLPLLEKVMQSGKPLLIIAEDVEGEALSTLVVNKIRGTFKSVAVKAPGFGDRRKAMLGDIAILTGGEVISEEVGLKLENATLDLLGRARKVVITKDETTIVDGSGSTDQVNGRVNQIRAEIENSDSDYDREKLQERLAKLAGGVAVIKAGAATEVELKERKHRIEDAVRNAKAAVEEGIVAGGGVALLQASQVFEKLELDGDEATGANAVKLALEAPLKQIAVNGGLEGGVVVEKVRNLQVGHGLNAASGEYVDMIAEGIIDPAKVTRSALQNAASIAALFLTTEAVIADKPEKAAPAGAPGGMPGGDMDF
- a CDS encoding NADH:flavin oxidoreductase, with the translated sequence MTVTAVGAAEAASRVARILARPLALNGLTVPNRVVMAPMTRMFSPGGVPGEDVLSYYARRAAAGVGLIVTEGTYIGHESAGQSDRVPRFHGEEQLAGWSRVAEAVHAAGGTIMPQLWHIGMVRRPGDPPVAEAPAIGPSGIALGADEPTGRAMTQRDIDDVIGAYAEAAAAAQRVGFDGVEIHGAHGYLVDQFLWSGTNRRTDAYGGDPVARTRFAAEIVTAVRERVSPDFPVVFRYSQWKQEAYDARLASTPQDLEAILAPLAEAGVDAFHASTRRYWLPEFDGSDLNLAGWTKKLTGRPTITVGSVGLDGDFIKAFQGQGAELGSLDNLLDRMERDEFDLVAVGRALLQDPLWAEKVLAGRFDDLAPYSAEAIKSLS
- a CDS encoding carboxylesterase family protein — translated: MTTNRLAGHVVGTTAGAVRGRWEDGLAVFRGIPYADPPLGAHRFAAPRPPSAWDGVREADAFGPPAPQEPALPGAVPPAHASGDAWLTVNVWTPDPDPLARRPVMVWIHGGSYRSGHSGSPGHDGRHLARDGDVVVVSLNYRLGVEGFARIDGAPANRGLLDQVAALEWVRDNIAGFGGDPDRVTVFGESSGAGCVASLTAMPSAAGLFHRAVAQSMPGTFLSDELARDVARALAAEAGLSPTAASLATTDPRALPAAGQALSARMPRHAARWGRLAPTRVPYAPVVDGEVLPTTPWRALAAGAGRGPDLLVGHNRDEFRLFGALSGAGEVGPVKAARTLRLYAPRIDGPAAYRSAYPDATPADLFERVQNDWLFVVPALRLAEAALAGGGRAHVYELTLPAPADPALGSPHALDVPLLFGTFHADLGVLFFAGRDPSPAITELSTLMRRAWGSFAATGDPGWPAYDTERRTVRVLDTPPRVAGHPEETTMRLWRGTEIEPLPLLD
- a CDS encoding PTS transporter subunit EIIC — protein: MHQDPRSAAAALLPLVGGPANVVSVAHCVTRLRLTLLDRSRVRDADLRALPGVLGVVEDGDTYQVVLGPGVVGPVTRAFEGLLGEEATPDPLGESAAPGPPGTAERLAARGAEMRAARGRRNRTPLKRALRRVADIFVPLIPALIGCGILAGVAGLLRNLGWLPGLTPALTALSSAFMALIAVFVGHNTAKEFGGTPILGGAVAAVVVYPGVAEVTALGTPLSPGQGGVLGALAAALLGVSVEKACRSRLPGTLDVLLTPTLTVLVSGLLTLYVLMAAAGAVASAIGTAAGWLLSTAGAPAGLLLGGLFLPLVMLGLHQALIPLHTTLIDQQGHTVLLPVLAMAGAGQVGAAAAVYVRLRHDASLRATIRSALPAGLLGVGEPLIYGVSLPLGRPFLTACVGGAAGGAFVGWFAMLGTEVGATAIGPSGWALFPLLAGASGPWVTLGVYVGGLLTGYAVGFAATYFFGLGGVGAVCDSEPHEPRAADRPGPRSASPR